In Aquimarina spinulae, a single window of DNA contains:
- a CDS encoding DUF6089 family protein, producing MRYLASLIIVVFFVQPIASQTYEVGLMAGGANYIGDVGSTYYISPNNVAFGAIGKWNRSKRHAFRASFLYAKLNANDDKGDDRRKQRGLSFSNSVKEISLGMEFNFWDWYLYDGESQFTPYLYTGITTFNYGALAVDANNQIDAYADKWSFAIPMVLGIKKTLGRNFVFGAEIGARYTFTDNLDGSNPDDRYGTGFGNLNNNDWYVFTGITISYTWGRIPCFCAF from the coding sequence ATGAGATACTTAGCATCACTTATAATTGTTGTATTTTTTGTACAACCAATCGCATCACAAACTTACGAAGTAGGTTTGATGGCTGGAGGAGCTAACTATATAGGAGATGTAGGATCTACATACTACATTTCACCTAATAATGTCGCTTTTGGAGCTATCGGAAAATGGAATCGAAGTAAACGACATGCTTTTAGAGCTTCATTTCTATATGCCAAACTCAATGCTAATGACGATAAAGGAGATGATAGAAGAAAACAAAGAGGACTAAGTTTTAGCAATTCTGTAAAAGAAATATCGCTAGGAATGGAATTTAATTTCTGGGATTGGTATCTTTACGACGGAGAATCCCAATTCACCCCTTATCTATATACAGGAATTACTACATTTAATTATGGTGCATTAGCTGTTGATGCGAATAATCAAATCGACGCATATGCAGATAAATGGAGTTTCGCAATCCCTATGGTTTTAGGGATTAAAAAAACATTAGGCAGAAATTTTGTGTTTGGTGCAGAAATAGGTGCCAGATACACATTTACTGATAACCTTGACGGCAGTAATCCTGATGATAGGTATGGAACAGGATTTGGTAATTTAAATAACAATGACTGGTATGTATTTACAGGTATAACAATATCGTATACCTGGGGTAGAATACCATGTTTTTGTGCTTTCTAA
- a CDS encoding isoprenyl transferase produces the protein MIDKKQLNSNIPQHVAIIMDGNGRWAKKKGLFRAVGHENGTKAVKEAVESSAEIGVKYLTLYAFSTENWNRPKLEVDTLMKLLVNSLKKEIKTLQDNNIKLNAIGNLQSLPKKARVELLEVIEKTKSNTHMTLTLALSYGSREELIKTIKEISIKVKNGVISPHLINESVINEHLYTKDLPDVDLLIRTSGEQRISNFLLWQIAYAELYFTEILWPDFKKSDLFEAIYNYQKRERRFGKTSEQLS, from the coding sequence ATGATTGATAAAAAACAATTAAACTCTAATATCCCACAGCACGTTGCCATTATTATGGATGGTAATGGGCGATGGGCCAAAAAGAAAGGTCTATTTAGAGCCGTTGGCCACGAAAACGGAACTAAAGCAGTTAAAGAAGCTGTAGAAAGTAGTGCAGAGATAGGCGTTAAATATCTTACATTATATGCTTTTTCTACAGAAAACTGGAATAGACCAAAACTTGAAGTAGATACCTTAATGAAACTTTTGGTGAATTCCTTAAAAAAGGAAATCAAAACACTTCAGGATAACAATATTAAACTTAATGCTATTGGAAATTTGCAGTCGCTTCCCAAAAAAGCAAGAGTAGAACTTTTAGAAGTTATTGAAAAGACCAAATCCAATACACATATGACACTTACTCTGGCTCTAAGCTACGGAAGTAGAGAAGAGCTCATAAAAACTATCAAAGAAATAAGTATTAAAGTTAAAAATGGTGTAATTTCGCCACATCTTATAAATGAATCAGTCATTAATGAGCATTTGTATACAAAAGACCTGCCCGATGTGGACTTATTGATACGTACCAGTGGGGAACAACGTATCAGTAATTTTTTACTATGGCAAATTGCGTATGCAGAATTATATTTTACAGAAATTTTATGGCCGGACTTTAAAAAATCCGATTTATTTGAGGCCATATACAATTATCAAAAAAGAGAAAGAAGATTTGGAAAAACTAGTGAGCAGCTCAGTTAA
- a CDS encoding OmpH family outer membrane protein yields MKQFRTLLVAIAITIGSSSFVNAQSKVAHIASQELVEAMPAFKAAKSEIEKLNKTYDAEIRNMVLELQNTIKKYSQEAETKTDEENLKRQQEVQATEKSINDYRTNALQDLQKKEIELMKPIYEQARTSIQKVARAQGFQYVLDSTTGTGVIMADGKNLMADVKKDLGI; encoded by the coding sequence ATGAAACAATTTAGAACATTATTAGTAGCTATTGCAATTACCATAGGAAGCTCAAGTTTTGTGAATGCTCAATCTAAAGTAGCGCATATAGCATCACAGGAGCTTGTAGAAGCAATGCCTGCTTTTAAAGCTGCAAAAAGTGAGATCGAAAAATTAAATAAGACTTATGATGCAGAAATCAGAAATATGGTGTTAGAGTTACAAAACACTATTAAAAAATATTCTCAGGAAGCTGAAACTAAGACGGATGAAGAGAATTTAAAAAGACAACAAGAAGTACAGGCTACAGAGAAAAGCATTAACGATTATAGAACAAATGCACTTCAGGATCTTCAGAAAAAAGAGATCGAATTAATGAAGCCTATCTATGAGCAAGCACGTACATCTATCCAAAAAGTGGCAAGAGCGCAAGGTTTTCAATATGTATTAGATTCTACTACAGGTACAGGAGTAATTATGGCTGATGGTAAAAACCTAATGGCAGATGTAAAAAAAGATCTAGGTATCTAA
- a CDS encoding BamA/OMP85 family outer membrane protein, protein MTKKLPITYFTLLALLISTSLSAQNLPGANGKEYIIGDIKVTGITSYNENTVITFTGLRKGERIFLPGDRISKVIKKLWDLELFSDINFYISNVEGDVADLEINIQEVPELNEARIQGIKKRKSEDLIKDNGLTKGAKVTENLITTTRNFITNKYKKDGFLNTKVVINTIPIKDTVVSNKVNMVVLIDKGDRVKVDKINIEGNEQLSDAKVRRAMKNTKRKKFLRFWKRSKYIRADYEEDKDNIITKYKEKGYRDARITSDSLIIEDDNSVSLNLNLEEGNRYYFGNITFLGNSVYTDRELARQLVIKKGDVYNGVLLEKQIADNTKPDANDLTNLYQNNGYLFSSIDAVETKVYNDTLDFEIRIREGKLTYFDHITVTGNDKTNDHVIYRTLRTRPGQRYSKDLVVRTVRELGQLGFFDPEQLEPQFKNANPQAGTIDINFPVVEKGSSQIELQGGFGGGGFVGTLGLAFSNFSIRNIFNKESYSPLPMGDGQTLRVRAQASRFFQTYSLSFVEPWLGGKRPYQLSTSFSHTIQFLLNNRTRKVDRDSKFLITGGSIGIAKRLNWPDNYFTLSQAISVRHYNLKNYNTRLFTFGNGSSNDLSYTIGINRNNTTVNPIFPTGGSEFNLVAKLSVPYSLFDGVDYSELKDRRDTLEEERSNLDSSNSRDLVRGSEIATEIGEIDQERFKWLEYYKLKFDGTWYTSLVNIGKKPLVLKTKAEYGFLGAYNNNRGNIPFERFFLGGDGLGATSLDGREVVSLRGYPNQSITPQSRTNNQDFDADGATIYNKYSLELRYPITLKPAASIYMLGFLEGGASYDSFKSFNPFQLSRSAGAGLRIFMPAFGLLGIDFGYGFDPIPGTNQANGWETHFIIGQQF, encoded by the coding sequence ATGACAAAAAAACTACCTATTACGTATTTTACGTTACTCGCCTTATTAATATCAACATCACTTTCTGCACAAAATTTACCTGGTGCTAACGGGAAAGAATATATTATTGGCGATATTAAAGTTACCGGGATTACCAGTTACAATGAAAATACAGTAATTACTTTTACCGGTCTTAGAAAAGGAGAACGTATTTTTCTTCCGGGAGATCGAATAAGTAAAGTCATTAAGAAATTATGGGATCTCGAATTATTTAGTGATATTAACTTCTACATTAGTAATGTAGAAGGAGACGTTGCTGATCTCGAAATTAACATACAGGAAGTACCTGAGTTAAACGAAGCCCGTATTCAAGGAATTAAAAAGCGTAAATCCGAAGATTTAATTAAAGATAATGGGCTAACCAAAGGTGCAAAGGTTACAGAAAACCTGATAACCACAACTCGTAATTTTATTACTAATAAGTATAAAAAAGACGGATTTCTAAACACAAAAGTTGTTATCAACACCATTCCTATTAAAGATACCGTTGTAAGCAACAAGGTAAATATGGTAGTTCTGATCGACAAAGGAGATCGGGTTAAAGTTGATAAAATCAACATAGAAGGAAACGAGCAACTTTCTGATGCAAAGGTGCGCAGGGCTATGAAAAATACCAAGCGTAAGAAATTTCTAAGATTCTGGAAACGATCAAAATATATCCGAGCAGATTATGAGGAAGATAAAGATAATATCATTACAAAATATAAAGAAAAAGGATATCGAGACGCTCGTATCACCTCTGATAGTTTGATTATAGAAGATGACAATAGTGTATCGCTTAATCTTAATCTTGAAGAAGGGAATAGGTATTATTTTGGTAATATCACATTTCTAGGTAATAGCGTATATACCGATCGAGAATTGGCCCGACAACTTGTTATCAAAAAAGGGGATGTGTATAATGGCGTTCTTTTAGAAAAACAAATTGCTGATAATACTAAGCCTGATGCAAATGATCTTACCAACTTATATCAAAATAACGGATATCTATTTTCTTCTATTGATGCTGTAGAAACAAAAGTATATAATGATACTCTTGATTTTGAAATCAGAATACGTGAAGGAAAACTGACCTATTTTGACCACATTACCGTTACCGGAAATGACAAAACAAATGATCATGTAATTTATAGAACACTTAGAACCAGACCAGGCCAACGTTACAGTAAAGATCTTGTGGTACGAACTGTTCGTGAATTAGGACAGTTAGGATTTTTTGATCCTGAACAATTAGAACCACAATTTAAAAATGCAAATCCTCAGGCAGGAACCATTGATATTAATTTCCCTGTAGTAGAAAAAGGATCTAGTCAAATTGAGCTTCAGGGAGGTTTTGGCGGAGGTGGTTTTGTAGGAACTCTGGGATTAGCTTTTAGCAATTTTTCAATACGTAACATTTTTAACAAAGAATCTTACAGTCCTCTACCCATGGGAGATGGTCAAACGCTTAGAGTTAGAGCCCAGGCCAGTAGATTCTTTCAAACCTATAGTCTTTCTTTTGTAGAACCATGGCTAGGAGGAAAAAGACCATATCAACTCTCTACATCATTCTCTCATACAATCCAGTTCTTACTTAATAACAGAACACGTAAAGTAGATAGAGATAGTAAATTTCTTATTACTGGAGGATCAATAGGAATAGCCAAAAGATTAAATTGGCCAGATAACTACTTTACATTATCTCAAGCCATTAGTGTAAGACATTATAACCTTAAAAACTACAACACCAGACTATTTACTTTTGGTAATGGATCTTCTAATGATTTATCCTATACTATCGGAATCAATAGAAACAACACTACGGTAAACCCCATTTTCCCAACAGGTGGATCAGAATTTAATCTTGTTGCCAAACTTTCTGTACCTTACTCTCTTTTTGATGGCGTTGACTACAGTGAATTAAAAGACCGTAGAGATACTTTAGAAGAAGAAAGAAGTAATCTAGACAGCAGTAATTCGAGAGATCTTGTAAGAGGCTCTGAAATCGCTACAGAGATTGGAGAAATCGATCAGGAGCGTTTTAAATGGCTAGAATATTATAAGCTAAAATTTGATGGTACCTGGTACACAAGTTTAGTTAATATTGGAAAAAAGCCTTTGGTTCTAAAAACAAAAGCCGAGTACGGGTTTTTAGGTGCATATAATAACAATAGAGGTAATATTCCTTTTGAACGTTTTTTCCTGGGAGGAGATGGATTAGGGGCTACAAGTCTTGATGGTCGCGAGGTTGTTTCGTTAAGAGGATACCCAAATCAATCTATTACACCTCAAAGTAGAACTAATAATCAAGATTTTGATGCCGATGGGGCAACAATTTATAACAAATATTCGTTAGAGCTTCGTTATCCTATAACACTAAAACCCGCAGCATCAATATATATGCTAGGATTTTTGGAAGGTGGAGCCTCTTATGATAGCTTTAAAAGTTTTAACCCTTTCCAATTAAGTCGTTCTGCTGGAGCAGGTTTACGTATCTTTATGCCAGCATTTGGGTTATTAGGTATAGATTTTGGGTATGGTTTTGATCCTATTCCGGGAACAAATCAGGCTAATGGATGGGAAACCCATTTTATTATAGGACAACAATTTTAG
- a CDS encoding OmpH family outer membrane protein — MKTKGLLLVAAVSWLFFTNAVHAQKGIRIGYIDMSYILENVPEYNEASSELETKVQKWKVEIEAELKEVEEMRKDLNNERVLLTKELIEEREEDIFFKEKEILEYQQKRFGPNGDLFIQKKRLVQPVQDQVFVAVQEIAKNKKYDFVFDKSADLVMLYSADRFDISDQVLLRINRASKRKQLNSKKDKKALERAEKRNAEQETEVSDREREAQKRLSEREQLLAERKAQRDSIRAAKKKEFEERRARLLELQKRKKDSIKALKTQRENLKNNDSSSDADSRKDND; from the coding sequence ATGAAAACAAAGGGTCTTTTACTAGTTGCAGCAGTCAGTTGGCTATTTTTCACAAACGCAGTACATGCACAGAAAGGTATTAGGATTGGCTATATTGATATGAGCTATATTCTGGAAAACGTTCCAGAATACAATGAAGCTTCTTCTGAACTCGAAACCAAAGTTCAAAAATGGAAAGTTGAAATAGAAGCAGAACTTAAAGAAGTTGAAGAAATGCGTAAAGACCTTAATAATGAAAGAGTCTTACTAACCAAAGAGCTAATCGAAGAAAGAGAAGAAGATATCTTTTTTAAAGAAAAAGAAATATTAGAATATCAACAAAAACGATTTGGCCCTAATGGAGATCTTTTTATTCAAAAAAAGAGATTGGTTCAACCAGTACAGGATCAAGTTTTTGTAGCAGTTCAAGAAATTGCTAAAAACAAAAAATATGATTTCGTTTTTGATAAATCAGCAGATTTGGTAATGCTATATTCTGCAGATCGATTTGATATAAGTGATCAGGTATTACTTAGAATAAATAGGGCTTCAAAAAGAAAACAACTCAATAGTAAGAAAGATAAGAAAGCTCTGGAAAGAGCTGAAAAAAGAAATGCAGAACAAGAAACTGAAGTATCTGACAGAGAACGTGAGGCTCAAAAAAGATTATCAGAAAGAGAACAACTTCTTGCAGAGCGTAAAGCACAAAGAGATTCTATAAGAGCTGCAAAAAAGAAAGAGTTTGAAGAAAGAAGAGCCCGATTGTTAGAATTACAAAAAAGAAAGAAAGATTCTATTAAAGCTTTAAAAACTCAAAGAGAAAACCTAAAAAATAATGACTCATCGTCTGATGCTGATAGTAGAAAAGACAATGATTAA
- a CDS encoding LytR/AlgR family response regulator transcription factor: MNLTAIIVDDEANSRAILRNYLGKYCPSVTILGEAASVKETLVLLESYTPDMLFLDVEMPYGNAFDLLEQVPDRTFEIVFVTAYDHYAVDALNAQATYYLLKPIAIDNLIKAVDHVSYIKQRETALLDTVLVPKVTTAEGKITIPQQDGFEVLQISDIMYCEADDNYTKIYLDKGQKLVSKTLKYFEESLNPHGFVRTHKSYLVNVSKITRYRKGKGGSIVLSSGKELAVSSSKKGALLNYFK; this comes from the coding sequence ATGAACTTAACTGCAATTATAGTAGATGATGAAGCTAATAGCCGAGCTATACTTAGAAATTATTTAGGTAAGTATTGCCCATCGGTTACCATTTTGGGAGAGGCAGCCAGTGTAAAAGAAACATTAGTATTGCTAGAATCTTACACCCCCGATATGTTGTTTTTGGATGTAGAAATGCCTTATGGCAATGCATTTGATTTATTAGAGCAAGTGCCCGATCGCACATTCGAAATTGTCTTTGTAACTGCCTATGATCATTATGCGGTAGATGCTCTAAATGCTCAGGCAACCTATTACTTGTTAAAACCTATTGCAATTGATAATCTTATCAAAGCTGTTGATCATGTAAGCTATATCAAACAGCGGGAAACCGCTCTATTGGATACTGTTTTAGTTCCCAAGGTGACAACTGCTGAAGGTAAAATCACTATTCCGCAGCAAGATGGTTTTGAGGTTCTACAGATTTCTGATATTATGTATTGCGAAGCTGATGATAACTATACGAAAATTTACCTGGATAAAGGCCAAAAGTTAGTGAGTAAAACGCTGAAATATTTTGAAGAATCTTTAAATCCACATGGGTTTGTGAGAACTCATAAAAGTTATTTGGTGAATGTGAGCAAAATAACACGATACCGGAAGGGGAAGGGAGGGAGTATTGTACTTTCTTCAGGAAAAGAGTTAGCGGTGTCCTCTTCTAAAAAAGGAGCATTATTGAATTATTTTAAATAA
- a CDS encoding histidine kinase, translating to MKKIGLIIVFLWFLPVLVLGQENARMKRPESMSIKGSVKEKSTRKAIRDVDVTVLGKGTVTTDVFGDFRIEARVGDELVITHDSFNTIRYTIKDGQRIDIEVQDNPQEAKSPSISKQKRESRYQENLRAAKNSLKKDAATSIEYITNALETIRDDDPSSDDKKAELFESLADIYEYWKQPDLAESNYLLSLKNKYNTDVKIKLANAQLEGKNYQAALNTFDELRRSRLSNTQKAIVYEGLGDSYKGLQNYPDAITNYNKALSISQRKKLDGKVILLNSKLAEVLQQEGNIRDAEEYLDNSVQLAQQKDKKTSARQRSVAADFYNKSNSYGKEIQLRKEALEDIEEIEESNENEGPQAEKDNSLTTQVQNYKIASAFAAQEAYDEAIPYLEESIKEAESKNDLIVQKDATRKLGEVYREKGELEKASDAFKEYEVIIDKLYIQKDQEISQATRFSRELAQRANRITTLEKDRELNEARYELAFASQEIANQQSIRQQIVIYFLIGLMILLLLAGYLMYRNMKQQRYANNILALKSLRSQMNPHFIFNALNSVNTFIATSDERTANRYLTDFSLLMRAVLENSEEDFIPLEKEIELLRLYVQLEHFRFQDKFEYTVEVDPEIDINEYMIPPMLLQPYVENAVWHGLRYKTEKGLLSIRFQKETSESIEITITDDGIGRKKSKELKTQNQKLQKSRGMGNIKKRIAILNKMYKDKVDVFISDLEDNSEGTQVKLILKKDK from the coding sequence ATGAAGAAGATTGGCTTGATAATAGTATTTCTTTGGTTCCTTCCTGTATTGGTTTTGGGGCAAGAAAATGCTAGAATGAAACGACCAGAATCAATGAGTATTAAAGGTTCTGTGAAGGAAAAGAGCACCCGAAAGGCAATTAGAGATGTTGATGTGACCGTTCTGGGAAAAGGAACCGTTACAACTGATGTTTTTGGTGATTTTAGGATTGAAGCTCGTGTTGGAGATGAGCTTGTAATTACTCATGATAGTTTTAATACTATACGATATACGATTAAGGATGGCCAAAGAATTGATATTGAAGTACAGGATAATCCACAAGAGGCTAAATCACCTTCGATTTCAAAACAAAAAAGAGAGTCAAGATATCAGGAAAACCTTAGAGCAGCAAAAAACTCCTTAAAAAAGGATGCTGCTACGAGTATAGAATATATCACCAATGCTTTAGAAACAATACGAGATGATGATCCTTCATCAGACGATAAAAAAGCCGAATTATTTGAGTCGTTAGCTGATATTTATGAGTACTGGAAACAGCCAGATCTTGCAGAGAGTAACTACCTTCTAAGTCTTAAAAATAAATATAACACAGATGTAAAAATTAAATTGGCTAATGCTCAACTGGAAGGAAAAAATTACCAGGCAGCTCTAAATACTTTTGATGAATTACGGCGATCCAGATTGAGTAATACTCAAAAGGCTATTGTTTATGAAGGTCTGGGAGATAGCTATAAAGGTTTGCAAAATTATCCTGATGCTATTACTAATTATAATAAAGCTCTTTCTATAAGCCAAAGAAAAAAGCTGGATGGTAAGGTGATTCTGTTAAATTCTAAGCTAGCCGAAGTGTTACAACAAGAGGGGAATATTAGAGATGCCGAGGAGTATTTGGATAATTCGGTGCAACTGGCACAACAAAAAGATAAAAAAACATCAGCGAGGCAACGATCTGTTGCAGCAGACTTTTATAATAAGAGTAATAGCTATGGTAAAGAGATACAATTAAGAAAAGAAGCACTCGAGGATATCGAAGAGATTGAGGAAAGCAATGAGAATGAAGGTCCACAGGCAGAGAAAGACAATTCTTTAACTACTCAAGTGCAAAATTATAAAATTGCCAGTGCTTTTGCAGCGCAAGAAGCATATGATGAAGCCATACCATATTTAGAAGAAAGTATTAAAGAGGCAGAATCAAAAAATGATCTTATTGTTCAAAAAGATGCTACCCGAAAACTAGGAGAAGTCTATCGAGAAAAAGGAGAGTTAGAAAAAGCATCAGATGCCTTCAAAGAATATGAGGTAATCATAGATAAGTTATATATTCAAAAAGATCAGGAGATATCACAGGCAACTCGTTTTAGCAGAGAACTAGCACAGAGAGCAAATAGAATTACTACATTAGAGAAAGATAGGGAGTTAAATGAAGCAAGATATGAATTGGCATTTGCTTCGCAAGAAATAGCAAATCAACAAAGTATACGACAACAAATTGTAATCTATTTTTTAATTGGGTTAATGATTCTGTTACTTCTTGCTGGATATTTGATGTATCGTAATATGAAGCAACAACGGTATGCAAATAATATTTTGGCTTTAAAATCACTACGTTCCCAAATGAATCCACATTTTATTTTTAATGCTTTAAATTCTGTGAATACATTTATAGCAACAAGTGATGAAAGAACAGCAAATCGATATCTTACCGATTTTTCATTATTGATGAGAGCTGTTTTAGAGAATAGTGAAGAAGATTTTATTCCTCTAGAAAAAGAGATAGAACTCTTAAGATTATATGTACAATTAGAGCATTTTAGGTTTCAGGATAAATTTGAATATACAGTTGAGGTTGATCCAGAAATCGATATTAATGAATATATGATTCCTCCTATGTTATTGCAACCATATGTAGAAAATGCGGTATGGCACGGGCTACGATATAAAACTGAAAAGGGGTTGTTATCCATACGTTTTCAAAAAGAAACATCAGAGAGTATAGAAATTACAATTACTGATGATGGAATTGGACGTAAAAAGTCTAAAGAACTGAAAACGCAAAATCAAAAACTTCAAAAATCCAGAGGGATGGGTAATATCAAAAAGAGAATTGCCATCCTTAATAAAATGTATAAAGATAAGGTTGATGTGTTTATATCTGATCTTGAAGATAACTCAGAAGGAACACAGGTAAAATTAATTCTTAAGAAAGACAAGTAG
- the murI gene encoding glutamate racemase, producing the protein MTSRCFFIFGINYHVSMQNQPIGIFDSGIGGTTIWKEITSLLPHEDTIFLADSKYAPYGKRSKEEITTLSIKNTEKLLELNCKIIVVACNTATTNAIKTLRSKYDIPIIGIEPAIKPAAIHTKTKKVGILATKGTLSSELFVKTSDLYTQNIEVIEVVGTGLVELIEKGKINTDEMYTLLHSYIIPMLDKNIDHLVLGCTHYPYLIPLLKKMLSDQIIIIDSGKAVARQTKAVLIANHLLNLDSKIGKHTLYTNGNADILKNILHKNTLTHTVKALDF; encoded by the coding sequence ATGACATCTCGCTGTTTTTTTATTTTTGGGATAAACTATCATGTAAGTATGCAAAATCAACCTATTGGTATATTTGACTCAGGTATTGGTGGAACAACAATCTGGAAAGAAATCACTTCTCTATTGCCACATGAGGACACTATTTTTCTGGCTGATAGCAAATATGCTCCTTATGGTAAGCGTAGTAAAGAAGAGATTACTACATTAAGTATTAAAAATACAGAAAAACTCCTTGAGCTAAATTGTAAGATCATTGTGGTTGCATGTAATACCGCAACTACAAATGCCATAAAAACACTACGATCTAAGTATGACATACCCATTATTGGTATTGAGCCTGCTATAAAACCTGCTGCTATTCATACCAAAACAAAAAAAGTAGGTATACTCGCTACAAAAGGCACTTTATCTAGTGAATTATTTGTCAAAACGTCGGATCTGTATACTCAGAATATTGAAGTCATTGAAGTTGTTGGTACCGGACTGGTAGAACTTATAGAAAAAGGCAAGATAAACACAGATGAAATGTATACATTACTTCATTCCTATATTATCCCTATGCTTGACAAAAATATAGACCATCTGGTTCTTGGGTGTACGCATTACCCTTATCTAATTCCCCTTCTAAAAAAAATGCTTTCTGATCAGATTATAATTATCGATTCGGGAAAAGCTGTTGCACGACAAACCAAAGCTGTATTGATCGCAAATCATCTATTAAACCTAGATTCTAAAATAGGCAAACATACTTTATACACTAATGGTAATGCAGACATACTAAAGAACATTTTGCATAAAAATACTCTTACACATACTGTAAAAGCTTTAGATTTTTAG